The Streptomyces sp. NBC_00286 nucleotide sequence TGTTCAGCTTCGAGTTCAGCCCCATGTTCCCGAAGCAGTTCCAGGAACAGCGGCGCGATCGCCTTGGCCGCAGCATCCGGCCGAGTGGTGATCATGAAGTCGAGGTCGTCGTTGAGGGCCGCGGCGGTGTCGGAGTCGGCGACCGGATAGCCATTCGGGACGACCCGGGCCAGGTGCGGCCAGTACAGGGCAGTCAGCTTGAGCCACTGTTCGTCACGACAGTGGATGTACGGGTAGTACAGGCCGATGCGCTGCACGAATCTGATCCCTCCCCTGGACGATCGTGATCGAGACCACCAGCATCCCACCCGTGCAGACGGCGCGTGAGTCATCTCGCGCCGCCTCCCCGGAGTTTGAGTCTTTAGACTGCGCCGCCCTCGTCACCTGGAACGGGAGATGACCGTGAGTCGCTGGCGCAACCTGATCATCGATGCCTGGGGTGCCCTGTCGTACAAACCGGCATTCCGGCTGGCAGCCGAAGGCCGGTCCGGGCGCCTGCCCGGTCACGCCGGAGCGAGCTGGATCCCTGAGGCGGATCGTCGCCGACTGGCCGCCTACACGCTGCTCGCGGCGTACGACAGCAATCAGGCCGCCACCCTGCTCGGCGAGGACGGCGACGACCGACGCGAATATGGTGACGCCTCCCTGATCGTCGACCAGACGCTCAGCCATCTGTTGGGCGAGACCCAGCAGATCGTGGTCGACGGCGCCGAAGAAGACCCCACCGTCCAGCAGCGGGAGAGACTGCTGAGGCAGTGGGCGCAGGCCGAGCAGTTACGGATGCGGATGCAGCACGCCGAGCGCACCGCCGTACTGCTCGGTGACACCGTCTACCTGCTCGCCTGGTCCCGGGCGAAGGCCCGCCCCCTACTGAAGACGATCGACCCCGGCTTCTACTTCCCCGTCCTCCCGGACGGAGCACTCGACGCCGACGAGTATCCCGAGCGCGTCCATCTGGCGTGGGAGGTGCCGAGTGACCCGGCCACCGGCCGGAAGGGAACCCTGCGCCGGGTGACGTACGAGCTGGCCCCCATCGACGATGCCGGCGCGTGGCGTACGTACCCATGGTCGAACGAGCCGAGCACCGTCACCTGCTACCTCACCGACGCCGAATGGGACCTGGACCAGCTCGACCAGACCGGCGACATCGACGCCCTGTCCCTGTCCCGCGCCCGCTTCCGCACCAACGCCGACGGCGAGCTCCTCAACCGCCTCGACCTCCAACTGGACTTCATCCCGGTCATCCACGTCCCGAACACGATCAACGGCGCCGAGCACTACGGCCAGTCCAGCCTCCTGTCCGCCGCGCAACTACTCGACGACCTCGCCGCGGCCGACACCGACAGCCAGCGCGCCTCGGCGACCACCGGCTCACCGATCACCGGCCTGTCCGGGGCGCGGCTGCCCGTCGACCGGAAGACCGGTCAGCCGCTCCCGGTCCAAGTGGAGCCGGGCATGGTCTGGCCGCTCGGCGACACCGGCCAGCTCAGCACGGTCGACACCTCGGCACAGCTCGCCGAACTCCGCGCGTACGTAGAGACGTTGCGTGACCGCCTCTCGGTAGTCACCAGACTGCCGGGCAGCGTGCTCGGTACGGTCCGCCCATCGGAGGTGCCGTCCGGGTACGCGCTGCAGCTCAGCTTCGGCCCGCTCGACGCCATGGTCCGTTCCATGCGGCTGGCCCGGGAAGCGAAGTACCCACTATTGCTGAAGATGGTCCAGCGCCTCTACCAACTCGGCGGCGTACTGCCTCCCGGCGACAATCCCCAGGCCACGATCGCCTTCGGTGCCTACCTGCCCACCGATCTGGCCGCCGCGCTGGAACTGGTTGCTCGCGGGGTGCAGGCAGGGGTTCTCTCGCTGGAGACCGGAGTACGACTGCTGGTGGACGCCGGCTTCCCCATTGAGGACGCCTCCCTTGAGGTGGAACGCATCCAGGCGCGGGCCACTCCATCCGCACAGGACCGGCGGGACGCCGACAGCGCGAAGGACAAGGAAGCAGGCAACAAGCCAGCCGCCTGAACGGGCACACCCGCCAGCCACGGACAGCCGCTACGGGTTAAGCTCCGCGCCGACGCGGGGGCGTCTGGGCGAGGAGTAGCCCATGACCGTACGAACGCAGGGCCACGACGGCCACCCGATCCCGCCGAACCCCGGAGCCTCCTCCGACGACCCCGGTACCGGGCCGGAAGCCCAGGCGGCGACCGAGCAGCCAGTCTCTGCAATGGTCACCATCCCCCAGGACGAACTGTCCCGCCGCTTCGCCCGCGAGAAGGACCAGGGCCGCCGCGCAGGCGTACGTGACCTGCTCGGCCAGCTCGGCTTCGAGTCCGCGAAGGCCCTGACGGAGTACGTCGAAAGCCAGCGCCAGGCCGAACAACAGCAGAAGGCCGCCGAACAGGCGCGCCTCTCCGAAGTGGAGCGCCGCGAACAAGCCGCAGCCGAACGCGAACGGCAAGCCCAGGAACGCGAATCGGCAGCCACAGCGCGCGAGAGGGAGGCAGCGCGCCGAGCCGTGCTGGTCGGCCTGGGAGCCACCGGTACGGAGCTGGAGGACGCCGTCGTACTACTCGCACGCGAACTCGAACCGGACGCCGACAACGCCACCCTGACCCAGGCAGCCGAGGATCTGAAGCAACGCCGCCCCGAACTCTTCGGCGCCCGCGTCCCCCAGGCCCCGGCGCCCCCGCCTTCCGGCAGCCCGTCCAACGTTCCGGGACGCTCCGGCGGCACGCCACCCCAACCGGGCCAGTTCGGACTGGAGATCGCCCGACGCCGGGGTCACCTGAAGAACCCCTGACCCTGAACTGCAGGCACCACGGGACCGCGCCCGATCGGTACAGCCGCCCCTCCGCGGACGACGGCACCACCCGGTGACCGTACGGACTCGCCGCCAACACGGCCTGCCCGAAGGAACCCGACACCCGGCATGGACCTCCAGCCGATCACCTACTCAGAGTCCGCCACCGCCGACCGCCCCTGGCTGGCGTCAACCCACGGCCTCGATACCCCACTCACCATCACCCTCGACACGGCCCTGTTCAAGCAGGGCACCCACTACACACCCCCCGCCCTGAAACAGCCCCGCAACGTCATGCAGGCCGGCATCCCCCTCGGCCGCGTCACCACCACCGGCTTGTACGGCCCCTGGGACCCGGCCGCCACCGACGGCCGCGCCACCTTCACCGGCGTACTCCTCGCCGACGTGCCCTTCACCCCCGGCAGCCCCCGCGCCGGCGCGGCCCTGTTCTGGCACGGCGTAATCGCCGCCGCCCACATCCCAGGCGGCCTCGACGTCTCAACCATCACCGCTTCGACCGCGCAGCTCCACTTCATCTGACCCGCTGCCAATCGCCATTCGCCGACCGCAGATCCGCTCAAGGAGCCCCACCCCCATGCTCGAAACCCTGCTGCGCGACATCGACGCAGCCGACCTCAACGTCTTCGCCCGCACCATCACGACCCCCGCCGACTTCGAACTGACCCGCACGGTCATCCCCGAACGCCGCCTGAACTCCGTCAAGTTCCGCATCAAGAGCAGCAAGCGCCGCGTGAACGCTGCCAAGTTCCGCGCGTACGACGCCCAGACCGCCGTCGCCCGCCGCCAGGCCGAGAAGATCATCACCGAGGGCATGCTGCCGCCCCTCGGCCAGAAGCTCATCGTCGGCGAACTGGAGCAGATCCTCCTCGACACCGCCCGCGGCGCCGACGCCTCCGAGTTCATCGAGCTGCTCTACGACGACATCGAGCGCCACGTCGAGTCCATCCACAACCGCATGGAGCTGGCCGCCGGCGACCTCCTGGTGGACGGCAAGTTCAGCCTGAACGGCGAGAACGGCCTCACTCTGGAAGCCGACTTCGGCGTCCCGCCCGCCAACATGCCCACTGCCGCGAAGCCTTGGTCCGCCCCCACCAGCGACCCGATCGCCGACGAACTCCGCTGGATTGAATACCTCCGCTCCATCGGCGCCCCACTCCCGGCCCGCGTCCTCACCTCCTACAAAGCCCGCGCCACCCTGGCCGCGAACAACGCCTACCGCGCCGCGTACTACGGCAGCGTCAACGGCTCCACCACCCCCACCGCGGTCCTCGCCCCCAACGAGGTCGAGGTCGTCCGCGCCCGCTACAACCTCCCGCCCATCACGGTCTACGACGTCCAGATCTCCGTCGACGACGCCTATCAGCGGGTCATCCCGGAGGACCGCTGGATCCTCCTCCCACCCAACCCCGAGTCCTGGGCGGAAACCCAGTACGGCATCACCGCCGAGTCCCTGGTCCTCTCCTCCGGCACCAAGCCGGCCATCACCCGCCAGGACGCCCCCGGCATCGTCATCACCGCCGACTACCAGGACGACCCGGTCCAGGTCTGGACGAAGGGCGCCGCGGTCGCGATGCCGGTCATGTACGTCCCCGACATCCACATCACCGCGAAGGTCCTGTGATGCCAGCCGCCCGCACCCTCGCCACCGCGGTCTTCGTCACCGACCCGAAGACCCACGAGACGCTGCTCCTCCAGCCCGGTTCAGAGGTCAGCGATCCAGCGATCACCGAGCAGATCACCCACCCGGACGCCTGGGCACCGGAGCCGCCTCGACAGTCCCGCCGCGGAAAGGCGGAAGCGGCGTGAGCCTCACCGACGCCGAATACGCCTA carries:
- a CDS encoding head decoration protein gives rise to the protein MDLQPITYSESATADRPWLASTHGLDTPLTITLDTALFKQGTHYTPPALKQPRNVMQAGIPLGRVTTTGLYGPWDPAATDGRATFTGVLLADVPFTPGSPRAGAALFWHGVIAAAHIPGGLDVSTITASTAQLHFI
- a CDS encoding major capsid protein, coding for MLETLLRDIDAADLNVFARTITTPADFELTRTVIPERRLNSVKFRIKSSKRRVNAAKFRAYDAQTAVARRQAEKIITEGMLPPLGQKLIVGELEQILLDTARGADASEFIELLYDDIERHVESIHNRMELAAGDLLVDGKFSLNGENGLTLEADFGVPPANMPTAAKPWSAPTSDPIADELRWIEYLRSIGAPLPARVLTSYKARATLAANNAYRAAYYGSVNGSTTPTAVLAPNEVEVVRARYNLPPITVYDVQISVDDAYQRVIPEDRWILLPPNPESWAETQYGITAESLVLSSGTKPAITRQDAPGIVITADYQDDPVQVWTKGAAVAMPVMYVPDIHITAKVL